A stretch of Microbacterium sp. LWH3-1.2 DNA encodes these proteins:
- a CDS encoding ABC transporter ATP-binding protein, with protein MIVAEQLTKRFGDRTAVSDVSFTVQAGKVTGFLGPNGAGKSTTMRMIVGLDRPTSGTVTVAGQNYARLRSPLTEVGVLLDAKAVHTGRSARAHLRAMAATHGIGRARVDEVIELTGIQSVAGKRAGKFSLGMGQRLGIAAALLGDPRTLILDEPVNGLDPEGVRWVRQFVRHLAAEGRTVLLSSHLMSEMAQTADHVIVLGRGEVLADAELSELVQAWTTNNVMVRSPRVAELVAALAGPDVTVTASAPGVAEISGVTAASIGDLAASLGIAVHELTSRTGSLEDAYLALTGDAVEYTSKEIA; from the coding sequence ATGATCGTTGCAGAACAGCTCACGAAGCGCTTCGGAGACAGAACAGCGGTGTCCGATGTGTCGTTCACCGTACAGGCGGGGAAGGTCACCGGGTTCCTCGGCCCGAACGGAGCCGGCAAGTCGACCACGATGCGGATGATCGTCGGCCTCGACCGGCCCACGTCCGGCACCGTGACCGTCGCGGGTCAGAATTATGCGCGCCTGCGCTCACCGCTGACCGAGGTCGGCGTGCTGCTCGACGCCAAGGCGGTGCACACCGGCCGCTCGGCGCGCGCCCACCTTCGGGCGATGGCGGCGACGCACGGGATCGGCCGCGCCCGCGTCGACGAGGTGATCGAGCTCACCGGCATCCAGTCGGTCGCTGGCAAGCGGGCGGGCAAGTTCTCGCTCGGAATGGGTCAGCGGCTCGGCATCGCCGCTGCGCTGCTCGGAGACCCGCGCACCCTCATCCTCGACGAGCCGGTGAACGGTCTCGACCCCGAAGGCGTGAGGTGGGTGCGCCAGTTCGTGCGGCACCTCGCGGCGGAGGGGCGCACCGTGCTCCTCTCCAGCCATCTCATGAGCGAGATGGCGCAGACCGCCGATCACGTGATCGTCCTCGGTCGTGGTGAGGTGCTCGCGGATGCCGAGCTGTCGGAGCTCGTCCAGGCCTGGACCACCAACAACGTCATGGTGCGCTCGCCCCGCGTGGCTGAGCTCGTCGCCGCCCTCGCGGGGCCCGATGTCACCGTCACCGCGTCGGCACCCGGCGTCGCCGAGATCTCCGGCGTCACCGCCGCATCCATCGGAGATCTGGCCGCCTCGCTCGGCATCGCCGTCCACGAGCTCACCTCTCGCACCGGATCGCTGGAAGACGCCTACCTCGCCCTCACCGGCGACGCCGTCGAGTACACCTCGAAGGAGATCGCATGA
- a CDS encoding ABC transporter permease subunit, translated as MTALAPATRADAGARPASPHRLSFVHLLHSEWIKVTTLRSTWWSLGITALLSIGISMMIASASAQFGGGFPAVSAILSPTQFTMLVAGILGAIVITGEYSTGMIRSTLTAEPRRGAVVAAKAVVVGVLIAVTTVVIYAVAIAATAPLVAEGIDWSAPDESIVPLALGVLSMVVFTLIGLGFGFILRNGAGAIAVTVGVLFVLPIVFSLFAMFGESWSWIADLAEYLPMNAAAEVTAPGAEDLAVPLLTLAAWGLVPLVGGWAVLRGRDA; from the coding sequence ATGACCGCCCTCGCCCCCGCCACGCGTGCCGACGCAGGCGCCCGCCCCGCCTCGCCGCACCGGCTGAGCTTCGTCCATCTGCTGCACAGCGAATGGATCAAGGTCACGACGCTGCGTTCGACGTGGTGGTCGCTCGGGATCACCGCCCTGCTTTCCATCGGCATCTCGATGATGATCGCCTCTGCCTCCGCCCAGTTCGGTGGCGGCTTTCCCGCGGTCAGCGCGATCCTCTCGCCCACGCAGTTCACGATGCTCGTCGCCGGCATTCTCGGCGCGATCGTCATCACCGGCGAGTACTCGACGGGGATGATCCGCTCCACGCTCACCGCCGAGCCGCGTCGCGGTGCCGTCGTGGCCGCGAAGGCGGTCGTCGTCGGCGTGCTGATCGCGGTGACGACAGTGGTGATCTATGCCGTGGCGATCGCGGCGACCGCCCCCTTGGTCGCCGAGGGGATCGACTGGTCGGCGCCGGACGAGTCGATCGTGCCGCTCGCGCTGGGCGTTCTCTCGATGGTGGTCTTCACCCTCATCGGCCTCGGGTTCGGGTTCATCCTGCGCAACGGCGCCGGAGCGATCGCGGTGACCGTGGGCGTGCTGTTCGTGCTGCCGATCGTGTTCAGCCTGTTCGCGATGTTCGGTGAGAGCTGGAGCTGGATCGCCGACCTCGCAGAGTACCTCCCGATGAACGCCGCGGCCGAGGTGACTGCCCCCGGCGCCGAGGACCTCGCCGTCCCGCTGCTGACGCTGGCGGCCTGGGGCCTCGTCCCCCTCGTCGGCGGCTGGGCGGTGCTGCGCGGCCGCGACGCGTAG
- a CDS encoding sensor histidine kinase, with product MPRSASQVVVGAAPGADDGLLLPRPPGVFRRFWARHPRFADVIVTVVAFLLSVPTAAIRSEYPVPPTGAQTVFAIVVVTGACVALLFRRSRPLLVFAVAALPLVILPPSLVPVSHVLPAFGIYAVAVYRSVRSCWIAFASVTALMAVYTLIAGFADPATWSYLLTSLVSATIALLIGALIGINVGNRRRYLEALIDRSRQLLVERDQQARLGAAAERTRIAREMHDIVSHNLTVVVALAEGATATSDITRARAATEQIAATARGALTEMRAMLGVLRDPDLSPDAPLAPIESASVADAVESAQRAGFPVVLQVEGRLDGLPAEVRFAVARIVQESLTNAMRHAPLAAAIEVRITARADTVDLTIVNDGVRPRTDAADPPARAGFGLPGLRERAAHVGGTLEAGAVDGRRWAVQASLPLPAHASATTAVEENGP from the coding sequence ATGCCGCGATCCGCCAGCCAGGTCGTCGTCGGCGCCGCCCCCGGCGCCGACGACGGCCTCCTGCTGCCTCGCCCTCCGGGCGTCTTCCGGCGCTTCTGGGCCCGGCATCCGCGGTTCGCCGACGTGATCGTCACCGTCGTCGCGTTCCTGCTGTCGGTGCCCACTGCGGCGATCCGCTCCGAATACCCCGTGCCCCCGACGGGGGCGCAGACCGTGTTCGCGATCGTCGTCGTGACCGGCGCGTGCGTCGCCCTGCTGTTCCGGCGCTCTCGGCCGCTGCTCGTCTTCGCCGTGGCCGCCCTGCCCTTGGTGATCCTGCCGCCGAGCCTGGTCCCGGTATCCCATGTCCTTCCCGCCTTCGGGATCTACGCGGTCGCCGTCTATCGATCGGTGCGGTCGTGCTGGATCGCGTTCGCCTCGGTGACCGCCCTGATGGCCGTTTACACGCTCATCGCCGGATTCGCGGACCCCGCGACGTGGAGCTACCTCCTCACCTCGCTGGTATCGGCGACGATCGCCCTGCTGATCGGCGCCCTGATCGGGATCAACGTCGGCAACCGCCGCCGGTATCTGGAAGCGCTCATCGACCGCTCGCGGCAACTGCTGGTCGAACGGGACCAGCAGGCGCGCCTGGGCGCCGCGGCCGAGCGGACGCGCATCGCGCGCGAGATGCACGACATCGTCTCGCACAACCTGACCGTCGTCGTCGCCCTCGCGGAGGGGGCGACCGCGACATCCGACATCACGCGCGCCCGCGCTGCCACCGAGCAGATCGCCGCCACGGCTCGGGGTGCGCTGACCGAGATGCGCGCGATGCTCGGGGTGCTGCGCGACCCCGATCTCTCCCCCGACGCGCCGCTCGCGCCGATAGAGTCGGCGTCCGTCGCCGATGCGGTCGAATCCGCCCAGCGGGCGGGGTTCCCCGTCGTGCTGCAGGTGGAGGGTCGCCTCGACGGCTTGCCGGCGGAAGTGCGGTTCGCGGTGGCGCGCATCGTGCAGGAGTCGCTCACCAACGCGATGCGGCACGCACCGCTCGCGGCCGCGATCGAGGTGCGGATCACCGCTCGGGCAGACACCGTCGACCTCACCATCGTCAACGACGGGGTGCGACCGCGCACGGATGCTGCGGACCCGCCGGCGCGCGCCGGGTTCGGTCTTCCCGGACTCCGCGAGCGCGCGGCGCACGTGGGAGGGACGCTGGAGGCCGGAGCGGTCGACGGCAGGCGGTGGGCGGTGCAGGCCTCGCTGCCCCTGCCGGCGCACGCGAGTGCGACGACCGCAGTGGAGGAGAACGGACCATGA
- a CDS encoding response regulator transcription factor, producing the protein MTTPIRVLLVDDQELIRLGFRLVLEAEPDVAVVGEAADGDEAVRAAAAHAPDIVLMDIRMPRTDGIAATRSIVAAHPQTRVLALTTFDLDEYALGALDAGASGFLLKDAQRSELTAAIRAVHRGDAVLAPSVTRRLIDRLHAAPRAAAPHASSADDPTTELTEREKDVFIAIAQGMNNAEIARHLFLSESTVKTHVGRVLAKIRARDRVHAVILAHRHRLVDASAPLPSAGDESPTP; encoded by the coding sequence ATGACCACCCCCATCCGCGTCCTCCTGGTCGACGATCAGGAGCTGATCCGGCTCGGTTTCCGCCTCGTGCTCGAGGCGGAGCCGGACGTCGCCGTCGTGGGCGAAGCGGCCGACGGCGACGAGGCGGTGCGCGCCGCCGCCGCGCACGCCCCCGACATCGTGCTGATGGACATACGGATGCCGCGTACCGACGGCATTGCCGCCACCCGATCGATCGTCGCCGCTCACCCGCAGACGCGCGTGCTCGCCCTGACCACGTTCGACCTCGACGAGTACGCGCTGGGCGCCCTCGATGCCGGCGCGAGCGGGTTCCTCCTGAAGGATGCGCAGCGCTCCGAGCTGACCGCCGCGATCCGCGCGGTGCATCGCGGCGACGCGGTGCTGGCGCCCTCGGTCACACGGCGACTCATCGACAGGCTCCATGCGGCGCCCCGGGCGGCGGCACCGCATGCCTCATCCGCGGACGACCCGACGACGGAACTCACCGAACGCGAGAAGGACGTCTTCATCGCGATCGCCCAGGGGATGAACAACGCCGAGATCGCGCGCCACCTGTTCCTGAGCGAATCCACCGTGAAGACGCATGTCGGCCGGGTGCTGGCCAAGATCAGGGCACGCGACCGCGTGCACGCGGTGATCCTCGCCCACCGGCACCGACTCGTGGATGCGTCTGCGCCCCTGCCTTCCGCTGGTGACGAGTCACCCACACCCTGA
- a CDS encoding mechanosensitive ion channel family protein, with the protein MIRVPVQSTPAPEAPDLTDVELWRDVGEFFVKAGWNLLSVAGIIVGAVLVVWILRFVIHRVVGRIVNGAKNKANVDDTQALERSPLASVRLVQRTRTLGSILSNIVNVTVVIIALLLIINVLAPTALGSLTLLTAAIGAGLGFGAQNIVKDVLNGIFIVAEDQVGIGDVVDLGLATGIVEYVSVRVTHVRDVNGTLWYVRNGEILRIGNLSQGWSRVILDLSVATDSDISEVERVMLDTAKALAKDPKWRTRILEQPEVWGLESISGDALVIRLVMKTRANAKDDVARELRMRLKHAIDEMGITLPALAAVMPSGLEGAQRVRGANPPKTKPTPVASAPERAVWKPKRTPKKPSAAPAGDESGTTTGGTP; encoded by the coding sequence ATGATCCGCGTGCCCGTCCAATCCACTCCCGCCCCGGAAGCCCCCGACCTCACCGACGTCGAGCTCTGGCGGGATGTCGGCGAGTTCTTCGTCAAGGCAGGCTGGAACCTCCTGTCGGTGGCCGGCATCATCGTCGGCGCGGTGCTCGTCGTGTGGATCCTGCGCTTCGTCATCCACCGCGTCGTCGGGCGCATCGTCAACGGAGCCAAGAACAAAGCGAACGTCGACGACACCCAGGCGCTCGAGAGGTCGCCTCTGGCGTCGGTGCGGCTCGTCCAGCGCACGCGCACCCTCGGGTCGATCCTCAGCAACATCGTCAACGTGACCGTCGTGATCATCGCTCTGCTGCTGATCATCAACGTGCTGGCGCCGACCGCGCTCGGCTCGCTCACGCTCCTGACCGCCGCCATCGGCGCAGGCCTCGGCTTCGGTGCGCAGAACATCGTGAAGGACGTGCTCAACGGCATCTTCATCGTCGCCGAGGACCAGGTGGGGATCGGCGACGTGGTCGACCTCGGCCTGGCGACCGGCATCGTCGAGTATGTGAGCGTCCGCGTCACGCACGTGCGCGACGTCAACGGCACCCTCTGGTACGTGCGCAACGGCGAGATCCTGCGCATCGGCAACCTGTCGCAGGGCTGGTCGCGAGTCATCCTCGACCTCTCGGTGGCGACCGACTCCGACATCAGCGAGGTCGAGAGGGTGATGCTCGACACCGCGAAGGCGCTCGCGAAGGATCCGAAGTGGCGCACACGCATCCTCGAGCAGCCCGAGGTGTGGGGCCTCGAGTCGATCTCGGGAGATGCGCTCGTGATCCGTCTGGTCATGAAGACGCGCGCGAACGCCAAGGACGACGTCGCCCGCGAGCTGCGAATGCGCCTCAAGCACGCCATCGACGAGATGGGGATCACGCTCCCAGCCCTCGCCGCGGTCATGCCGAGCGGGCTCGAGGGTGCCCAGCGCGTGCGCGGTGCCAACCCGCCGAAGACGAAGCCCACGCCTGTCGCCTCCGCGCCCGAGCGCGCGGTGTGGAAGCCGAAGCGAACCCCCAAGAAACCGTCGGCAGCGCCTGCGGGCGACGAATCCGGCACGACCACCGGAGGAACTCCATGA
- a CDS encoding globin has protein sequence MTDPASPLSFFDEVGGHDTFVRLVDVFYRGVAADEVLKPMYPEEDLGPARERLTLFLEQYWGGPTTYSQERGHPRLRMRHAAFHVDPDARDRWLGHMRVAVDELHLPPLHEATLWDYLQRAAYAMVNTFEPAGIGPAAGPRAAASLPITAAPPADPDPAR, from the coding sequence ATGACCGACCCGGCCAGCCCGCTGAGCTTCTTCGACGAGGTCGGCGGTCACGACACGTTCGTGCGGCTCGTCGACGTGTTCTACCGCGGCGTCGCCGCCGACGAGGTGCTGAAGCCCATGTATCCCGAGGAGGACCTGGGACCCGCGAGAGAGCGCCTCACGCTGTTCCTCGAGCAGTACTGGGGCGGTCCGACGACGTACAGCCAGGAGCGGGGCCACCCCCGGCTGCGCATGCGGCACGCGGCGTTCCACGTCGACCCCGACGCGCGCGACCGGTGGCTCGGGCACATGCGCGTCGCTGTGGACGAGCTCCACCTCCCGCCGCTCCACGAGGCGACGCTCTGGGATTACCTCCAGCGCGCCGCGTATGCCATGGTGAATACCTTCGAGCCCGCGGGCATCGGACCCGCCGCAGGCCCCCGGGCTGCAGCATCCCTCCCCATCACGGCGGCACCGCCGGCCGACCCCGACCCCGCCCGCTGA
- a CDS encoding FAD-binding dehydrogenase produces MPSHHTDILVIGWGLAGLVATAEAVAAGKRVTIVDQEPRSNLGGQAWWSFGGLFFIDSPEQRRLGIRDSLELARQDWFGNAGFDRDEDLWPRRWAEAYLQFAHEEKRAWLREKGVGFFPIVGWAERGGYTATGPGNSVPRFHITWGTGPGIVAPFQAAVEDGEANGRVTILPRHRVTSLTVDRGVVTGAAGDVLAPSGAARGVASSREAVDTFTVTAAATIVSSGGIGGNHDLVRQWWPERLGTPPATMVTGVPAYVDGSMQPVSAAAGARLINGDRMWHYVEGIQNWDPIWPDHGIRILPGPSSVWLDATGSRLPVPLFPGFDTLGTLAHLRATGHDHSWFVLSQKIIEKEFTLSGSEQNPDLTGKDITLLAKSRLGKGAAGPVQAFMDRGADFVVRDSLDDLIAGMQALPGGDVLDADRVRFEVESRDREIDNDFTKDAQIAMLRSARAFRGDRLIRTASPHRILDPKSGPLIAVKLRVLTRKSLGGIETDLSGRALGAGGEPVAGLYAAGEASGFGGGGVHGYRALEGTFVGGCLFSGRIAGRAAATAV; encoded by the coding sequence ATGCCCTCCCACCACACCGACATCCTCGTCATCGGATGGGGGCTCGCGGGCCTCGTCGCCACCGCGGAGGCGGTCGCCGCGGGCAAGCGCGTGACGATCGTCGACCAGGAGCCGCGGTCGAACCTCGGTGGGCAGGCGTGGTGGTCGTTCGGCGGGCTGTTCTTCATCGATTCGCCCGAGCAGCGCCGGCTGGGCATCCGGGATTCGCTCGAGCTGGCGCGACAGGACTGGTTCGGCAACGCGGGATTCGACCGTGACGAAGACCTCTGGCCGCGGAGGTGGGCCGAGGCCTACCTGCAGTTCGCGCACGAGGAGAAGCGGGCATGGCTGCGCGAGAAGGGCGTCGGCTTCTTCCCGATCGTCGGCTGGGCGGAGCGCGGCGGGTACACCGCGACCGGACCGGGTAACTCGGTGCCGCGCTTCCACATCACATGGGGAACCGGCCCGGGGATCGTCGCACCGTTCCAGGCCGCGGTGGAGGACGGTGAAGCCAACGGGCGCGTGACGATCCTGCCCCGTCACCGGGTCACGTCGCTCACCGTCGACCGCGGTGTCGTCACGGGCGCGGCCGGCGACGTCCTGGCGCCCTCCGGAGCCGCACGCGGCGTCGCGAGCTCGCGGGAGGCGGTCGACACGTTCACCGTCACCGCAGCCGCGACGATCGTGTCGTCGGGGGGAATCGGCGGCAACCATGACCTCGTGCGTCAGTGGTGGCCGGAGCGCCTCGGCACTCCCCCGGCAACGATGGTGACGGGCGTGCCCGCCTACGTGGACGGGTCGATGCAGCCGGTGTCGGCGGCGGCCGGTGCCCGGCTGATCAATGGCGACCGCATGTGGCACTACGTCGAGGGGATCCAGAACTGGGATCCGATCTGGCCGGATCACGGCATCCGCATCCTCCCCGGTCCCTCGTCGGTGTGGCTCGACGCGACCGGCAGCCGGCTGCCGGTGCCCCTGTTCCCCGGCTTCGACACGCTCGGCACGCTCGCGCACCTGCGGGCGACCGGCCACGACCACTCCTGGTTCGTGCTGTCGCAGAAGATCATCGAGAAGGAGTTCACGCTCTCGGGCAGTGAGCAGAACCCCGACCTCACCGGGAAGGACATCACGCTCCTCGCGAAGTCTCGCCTGGGCAAGGGCGCCGCCGGTCCCGTGCAGGCCTTCATGGATCGCGGCGCCGACTTCGTCGTGCGCGACAGCCTCGACGACCTGATCGCGGGCATGCAGGCGCTGCCCGGCGGCGACGTTCTCGACGCCGACCGGGTGCGGTTCGAGGTCGAGTCCCGCGACCGGGAGATCGACAACGACTTCACCAAGGACGCTCAGATCGCCATGCTGCGCTCAGCGCGCGCGTTCCGCGGCGATCGGCTCATCCGCACTGCGAGCCCGCACCGGATCCTCGACCCGAAGTCGGGTCCGCTCATCGCCGTGAAGCTGCGCGTGCTCACCCGAAAGTCCCTCGGTGGCATCGAGACCGACCTGTCAGGACGCGCGCTCGGCGCCGGGGGCGAGCCCGTAGCGGGACTGTACGCCGCGGGCGAAGCGAGCGGTTTCGGCGGTGGTGGCGTCCACGGCTATCGCGCACTCGAGGGAACGTTCGTGGGCGGATGCCTCTTCTCGGGACGGATCGCCGGGCGCGCGGCGGCCACGGCCGTTTAG
- a CDS encoding acyl-CoA thioesterase — protein MLSVIDLSASDARTTEDIFTGRSQSMPLGRVYGGQVLAQSIVAASRTIPEERIVHSMHGYFLRPGDSAKGITFSVDRIHDGRSFSTRRTQAFQEGVPIFSMIASFQDEDPGLDHQAVMPEGVPAPEDLPDIEAHLGGLHPMSKRLFTDRPVDLRHIPSPIYLTADAEKAPHQAVWMRARRPIPDDAAVHRAALAYLSDLTIQESILRAHGVSWATPGLKVASLDHAMWWHRFGRVDEWMLYVQESPSARGGRGLASGRIYAADGTLMASVAQEIMIRVPGAGDDAG, from the coding sequence ATGCTGTCGGTCATCGATCTGAGCGCGTCCGACGCGCGCACCACGGAAGACATCTTCACCGGCAGATCGCAGTCGATGCCGCTCGGTCGCGTGTACGGCGGGCAGGTGCTCGCGCAGTCGATCGTCGCGGCGTCGCGCACGATCCCGGAGGAGCGGATCGTGCACTCGATGCACGGCTACTTCCTGCGTCCGGGCGACTCTGCGAAGGGCATCACCTTCTCCGTCGATCGCATCCACGACGGACGCTCGTTCTCGACCCGGCGCACGCAGGCGTTCCAGGAAGGCGTCCCGATCTTCTCGATGATCGCGTCGTTCCAAGACGAGGACCCTGGACTGGACCATCAGGCGGTCATGCCCGAAGGGGTTCCTGCGCCGGAGGACCTTCCCGACATCGAGGCGCACCTCGGGGGCCTCCACCCGATGTCGAAGCGGCTCTTCACCGACCGGCCGGTGGATCTGCGGCACATACCATCGCCCATCTACCTCACCGCCGACGCCGAGAAGGCACCGCACCAGGCGGTTTGGATGCGCGCGCGCCGACCGATCCCGGACGACGCAGCGGTCCACCGGGCCGCGCTCGCATACCTCAGCGACCTGACGATCCAGGAGTCCATCCTCCGAGCCCACGGCGTCTCATGGGCGACGCCTGGACTGAAGGTCGCGAGCCTCGACCACGCGATGTGGTGGCATCGCTTCGGACGCGTCGACGAATGGATGCTGTACGTCCAGGAATCACCGAGCGCCCGCGGTGGCCGCGGCCTCGCGTCAGGGCGGATCTATGCCGCAGACGGGACGCTGATGGCCAGTGTGGCGCAGGAGATCATGATCCGCGTCCCCGGTGCAGGCGACGACGCCGGCTGA
- a CDS encoding acyl-CoA thioesterase, whose protein sequence is MTETGDGAVAAAAEGDRRLHIPIHLRWGDLDAFNHVNNTSMLKLLEEARVRAFWLPEPGEDAPATAVLDSSIFSGMLTLIARQEIEYLAPVPYQRHPLDVQMWFGKLGGSSIEVCYEVYSPVESAAGGRTLYARATTVIVKVDAETGRPLRLTSEERAAWAPYVGEPIDYAHRR, encoded by the coding sequence GTGACTGAGACGGGCGACGGGGCGGTCGCAGCAGCCGCGGAAGGCGACCGCCGCCTGCACATTCCCATCCACCTGAGATGGGGAGACCTCGACGCGTTCAACCACGTCAACAACACGTCGATGCTCAAGCTCCTCGAAGAGGCGCGCGTCCGGGCGTTCTGGCTGCCCGAGCCCGGCGAGGATGCGCCGGCCACGGCAGTGCTCGACTCGAGCATCTTCAGCGGGATGTTGACGCTCATCGCCCGTCAGGAGATCGAATACCTGGCCCCGGTGCCGTACCAGCGGCATCCGCTCGATGTGCAGATGTGGTTCGGGAAACTGGGCGGGTCGAGCATCGAAGTCTGCTACGAGGTGTACAGCCCGGTCGAGTCTGCGGCAGGGGGGCGAACCCTGTACGCACGCGCCACCACCGTGATCGTGAAGGTCGACGCCGAGACCGGTCGTCCGCTTAGACTCACCAGCGAGGAGCGCGCGGCGTGGGCGCCCTACGTCGGCGAGCCGATCGACTACGCCCACCGTCGCTGA
- the ettA gene encoding energy-dependent translational throttle protein EttA → MAEYIYSMVRARKAVGEKLILDDVTMAFLPGAKIGMVGPNGAGKSTILKIMAGLDTPSNGEAKLSPGFTVGILMQEPELDETKTVLENIQDGIAIKAKVDRFNEISGLMADPDADFDALLAEMGVLQEEIDAADAWDLDSQLEQAMDALRTPQGDAQIGPLSGGEKRRVALTKLLLQKPDLLLLDEPTNHLDAESVLWLEQHLQKYPGAVIAITHDRYFLDNVAEWIAEVDRGRLIGYEGNYSTYLEKKAERLAIQGKKDAKLAKRLAEELDWVRSNQKGRQAKSKARLARYEEMAAEADRTRKLDFEEITIPPGPRLGSVVIEAKKLQKGFDGRSLIDGLSFTLPPNGIVGVIGPNGVGKTTLFKTIVGLESLDGGDLKIGETVKISYVDQSRASIDPQKSLWEVVSDGLDIITVGKTEIPSRAYVSKFGFKGPDQQKKAGVLSGGERNRLNLALTLKEGGNLLLLDEPTNDLDVETLQSLENALLEFPGCAVVITHDRWFLDRIATHILAYEGTDENPDRWYWFEGNFEAYEANKIERLGAEAARPHRTAYRKLTRD, encoded by the coding sequence ATGGCTGAGTACATCTACTCGATGGTCCGAGCCCGTAAGGCCGTCGGCGAGAAACTGATCCTCGACGACGTCACGATGGCGTTCCTCCCTGGCGCGAAGATCGGCATGGTGGGCCCGAACGGCGCCGGAAAGTCGACGATCCTCAAGATCATGGCCGGTCTCGACACCCCTTCGAACGGCGAGGCGAAGCTCAGCCCGGGCTTCACCGTCGGAATCCTCATGCAGGAGCCGGAGCTCGACGAGACCAAGACGGTTCTCGAGAACATCCAGGACGGCATCGCCATCAAGGCCAAGGTCGACCGGTTCAACGAGATCTCCGGCCTCATGGCCGACCCCGACGCCGACTTCGACGCGCTGCTCGCGGAGATGGGCGTCCTCCAGGAGGAGATCGACGCCGCCGACGCGTGGGACCTCGACTCCCAGCTGGAGCAGGCGATGGACGCTCTGCGCACTCCGCAGGGCGACGCGCAGATCGGGCCGCTCTCGGGTGGTGAGAAGCGCCGCGTCGCCCTCACCAAGCTCCTGCTGCAGAAGCCCGACCTGCTGCTCCTCGACGAGCCCACCAACCACCTCGACGCAGAGAGCGTGCTCTGGCTCGAGCAGCACCTGCAGAAGTACCCCGGCGCGGTGATCGCCATCACGCACGACCGGTACTTCCTCGACAACGTGGCCGAGTGGATCGCCGAGGTCGACCGCGGCCGCCTCATCGGATATGAGGGCAACTACTCGACCTACCTCGAGAAGAAGGCGGAGCGTCTGGCGATCCAGGGCAAGAAGGACGCCAAGCTCGCCAAGCGCCTCGCCGAGGAGCTGGACTGGGTCCGCTCGAACCAGAAGGGGCGCCAGGCCAAGTCCAAGGCTCGACTCGCCCGCTACGAGGAGATGGCGGCCGAGGCCGACCGGACCCGCAAACTCGACTTCGAGGAGATCACGATCCCGCCGGGTCCGCGCCTGGGCAGCGTCGTGATCGAGGCGAAGAAGCTGCAGAAGGGCTTCGACGGCCGGTCGCTGATCGACGGGCTGAGCTTCACGCTCCCGCCGAACGGCATCGTCGGCGTGATCGGCCCGAACGGTGTCGGCAAGACCACGCTCTTCAAGACCATCGTCGGCCTCGAGTCCCTCGATGGCGGTGACCTCAAGATCGGCGAGACGGTCAAGATCAGCTACGTCGACCAGTCGCGCGCGAGCATCGACCCGCAGAAGAGCCTGTGGGAGGTCGTCTCGGACGGGCTCGACATCATCACGGTCGGCAAGACCGAGATCCCCTCGCGCGCGTACGTGTCGAAGTTCGGTTTCAAGGGACCGGACCAGCAGAAGAAGGCCGGCGTGCTCTCCGGTGGTGAGCGCAATCGCCTCAACCTCGCGCTGACGCTCAAGGAGGGCGGCAACCTGCTGCTCCTCGACGAGCCCACCAACGACCTCGATGTCGAGACGCTCCAGTCGCTGGAGAACGCGCTGCTCGAGTTCCCCGGCTGCGCGGTGGTCATCACGCACGACCGCTGGTTCCTCGATCGAATCGCGACCCACATCCTCGCGTATGAGGGCACCGACGAGAACCCCGACCGGTGGTACTGGTTCGAGGGCAACTTCGAGGCGTACGAGGCGAACAAGATCGAACGCCTCGGAGCGGAGGCGGCGCGTCCGCACCGCACCGCGTACCGCAAGCTCACGCGTGACTGA
- a CDS encoding DUF6993 domain-containing protein, which translates to MARDLPPRARSDVRSMRAPRVIAVIALVGALTACSPDGPEPTPAPTITTAESAPSPSGTPTAPAAPTLVPDGTAEDNLPLFSSVTAAVWATDARVTGRAYVDALTAAGFDKAAMQVTQDTSTVGNPAESIQFSVRWNDQCLIGQVGPATGDPVTVVVPVLAEGNCLVGQTRPIDW; encoded by the coding sequence GTGGCCCGAGACCTCCCGCCCCGCGCTCGCTCCGACGTCCGTTCGATGCGCGCCCCACGGGTGATCGCCGTCATCGCGCTCGTCGGCGCGCTCACCGCCTGTAGCCCTGACGGACCGGAGCCGACGCCGGCGCCCACGATCACGACCGCGGAAAGTGCACCGAGCCCGAGCGGTACGCCGACTGCGCCGGCCGCACCCACGCTCGTGCCTGACGGCACGGCAGAGGACAACCTCCCGCTGTTCTCGTCGGTCACCGCTGCCGTGTGGGCGACCGATGCCCGCGTCACCGGGCGCGCGTACGTCGATGCGCTCACGGCGGCGGGGTTCGACAAGGCCGCGATGCAGGTCACGCAGGACACGTCGACGGTGGGCAATCCCGCCGAGAGCATCCAGTTCTCGGTGCGCTGGAACGATCAGTGCCTCATCGGCCAGGTCGGCCCCGCGACGGGGGATCCCGTCACTGTCGTGGTTCCGGTACTCGCGGAGGGAAACTGCCTCGTGGGGCAGACCCGCCCGATCGACTGGTGA